One genomic segment of Pseudomonas chlororaphis subsp. aurantiaca includes these proteins:
- a CDS encoding purine-nucleoside phosphorylase: MHAMTRLSLSVGLACGTLLASTAWAAEAPATPIKPKVMLITMFAPEAQHWIERLELKQEVRVPGLSAEYPAIRCNTKDVCLLVTGMGQTNAAASTLALALSPKFDLRKSYFLVAGIAGISPKYGTLGTTAWAHYLVEFGTQWELDSRDAPKDWPTGYLGINTKGPNEKPPLDYKTEVFELNPKLQAKAFALSRRVSLSESKESAAWRLKYPAAPANQPPVVTRCDTLAGNTWFSGTRLSERAEVWTRLLTDNKGEYCTTQQEDNSTYEALLRASREGRVDVQRLAVVRAGSDFDRPEPGGSEVDNLLKYADQGGFVPALENLYRTGNPLVQDILKNWSVWEKGVPEA, from the coding sequence ATGCACGCGATGACCCGTCTTTCCCTTTCCGTGGGCCTGGCCTGTGGCACCCTGCTCGCTTCGACGGCCTGGGCCGCCGAGGCCCCGGCCACACCGATCAAACCCAAGGTGATGCTGATCACCATGTTCGCCCCCGAGGCCCAGCACTGGATCGAGCGCCTGGAACTGAAACAGGAAGTGCGCGTCCCGGGGCTGTCGGCGGAGTACCCGGCGATACGTTGCAATACCAAGGACGTCTGCCTGCTGGTCACCGGCATGGGCCAGACCAACGCCGCGGCCTCGACTCTGGCACTGGCGCTGTCGCCGAAGTTCGACCTGCGCAAAAGCTATTTCCTGGTCGCCGGGATCGCCGGCATCAGCCCCAAATACGGCACCCTCGGCACCACCGCCTGGGCCCATTACCTGGTGGAATTCGGCACCCAGTGGGAACTGGATTCACGGGACGCGCCCAAGGACTGGCCGACCGGCTACCTGGGCATCAACACCAAGGGCCCGAACGAGAAACCGCCGCTGGACTACAAGACCGAAGTCTTCGAACTCAACCCGAAACTGCAGGCCAAGGCCTTCGCCCTGTCGCGCCGGGTGAGCCTGAGCGAAAGCAAGGAATCGGCGGCCTGGCGCCTCAAGTACCCGGCGGCCCCGGCCAACCAGCCGCCGGTGGTGACCCGGTGCGATACCCTGGCGGGCAATACCTGGTTCTCCGGCACGCGCCTGAGCGAACGGGCCGAGGTCTGGACCCGCCTGCTGACCGACAACAAGGGCGAGTACTGCACCACCCAGCAGGAAGACAACTCGACCTACGAGGCCCTGCTGCGCGCCAGCCGTGAAGGCCGGGTGGACGTGCAGCGGCTGGCGGTGGTCCGCGCCGGCTCCGACTTCGACCGCCCCGAACCGGGCGGCAGCGAGGTCGACAACCTGCTCAAGTACGCCGACCAGGGCGGTTTTGTCCCGGCCCTGGAGAACCTCTATCGCACCGGAAACCCGCTGGTGCAGGACATCCTGAAGAACTGGTCGGTGTGGGAGAAAGGTGTGCCGGAGGCGTGA
- a CDS encoding metallothionein, whose protein sequence is MSNETCACPGCTCKVGAHAIVRHGKHYCCQACASHHANGEPCASTKGCDCAKGAHH, encoded by the coding sequence ATGTCCAACGAGACTTGTGCCTGCCCGGGCTGCACCTGCAAGGTCGGCGCCCATGCCATTGTCCGTCACGGCAAGCACTACTGTTGCCAGGCCTGCGCCAGCCACCACGCCAACGGCGAACCCTGCGCCTCTACCAAAGGCTGCGATTGCGCCAAGGGCGCGCATCACTGA
- a CDS encoding AraC family transcriptional regulator — MALAAPPDLSDTDMPVQPLARTYPRGLFIEPHEHAWGQLLYAMSGVMWVETPNEALVVPPQRAVWLPPGVPHGIRVVTDLQMRNIYLRPSLAATLDSQVQVLQVDNLLRELIVRLVEQAGAPQPEYYDALVGLALLEFKRARRSRLKIVLPDSSDRRLINLCQAVMAAPSLDIPFERHAEAAGASVRTLARLFKDGLGMGFAEWRRQVQLATAAAELIQGVPVSTIARELGYSPGSFSDMFRRELGLAPSQYAAGEART; from the coding sequence ATGGCCCTTGCCGCACCTCCCGACCTCAGCGACACCGATATGCCGGTGCAACCCCTGGCGCGCACCTATCCGCGCGGCCTGTTCATCGAGCCCCACGAACATGCCTGGGGGCAGCTGCTGTATGCCATGAGCGGGGTGATGTGGGTCGAGACGCCGAACGAGGCGCTGGTGGTGCCGCCGCAACGGGCGGTGTGGCTGCCGCCGGGCGTGCCCCACGGGATCCGCGTGGTGACCGACCTGCAGATGCGCAATATCTATCTGCGCCCGAGCCTGGCGGCGACCCTCGACAGCCAGGTGCAGGTGTTGCAGGTGGACAACCTGTTGCGCGAGCTGATCGTGCGCCTGGTGGAGCAGGCCGGGGCGCCGCAACCGGAGTACTACGACGCGCTGGTGGGCCTGGCCCTGCTGGAGTTCAAGCGCGCCCGGCGCTCGCGGTTGAAGATCGTGCTGCCGGACAGTTCCGACCGGCGCCTGATCAACCTTTGCCAGGCGGTGATGGCCGCGCCTTCCCTGGATATTCCCTTCGAGCGCCATGCCGAGGCGGCGGGCGCCAGCGTGCGCACCCTGGCGCGGCTGTTCAAGGACGGCCTGGGCATGGGCTTCGCCGAGTGGCGCCGCCAGGTGCAACTGGCCACGGCCGCCGCCGAGCTGATCCAGGGTGTGCCGGTGAGCACCATCGCCCGCGAGCTGGGGTATTCCCCCGGCAGCTTCAGCGACATGTTCCGCCGCGAGCTGGGGCTGGCCCCGTCGCAATACGCGGCCGGAGAAGCCCGCACCTGA
- a CDS encoding DUF6555 family protein gives MNNAKLFVIEYTLHGTPKSFIIRSEKMDNAEAWHWASCDAGVGRIGRFGLERVKKTSKPLAEKFGIENVTWRPST, from the coding sequence ATGAACAACGCAAAACTTTTCGTCATCGAATACACCCTGCACGGCACCCCCAAGTCCTTCATCATCCGCTCGGAGAAGATGGACAATGCCGAGGCGTGGCATTGGGCAAGCTGTGACGCCGGTGTCGGCCGCATCGGCCGCTTCGGCCTGGAACGGGTAAAAAAGACCAGCAAACCCCTGGCGGAAAAATTCGGTATCGAGAACGTCACCTGGCGACCGTCGACCTGA
- a CDS encoding DUF1427 family protein → MHYLISLAIGLGVGLLYGALNFRSPAPPAIALVGLLGMLAGEQLWPMGRQLVSNWLS, encoded by the coding sequence ATGCATTACCTCATCTCCCTCGCCATCGGCCTTGGCGTCGGCCTGCTTTATGGCGCCCTGAACTTTCGCTCGCCGGCGCCGCCGGCCATCGCCCTGGTCGGGCTGCTCGGCATGCTTGCCGGCGAACAGCTGTGGCCCATGGGCCGGCAACTGGTGAGCAACTGGTTGTCCTGA
- the glcC gene encoding transcriptional regulator GlcC, translating into MHRSDSGRHQVADVVCERIERLIVDGVLKTGQLLPSERRLTEKLGVSRTALREGLKLLRARGIIETEQGKGSFVAQLSGQGATSALMHLFSSQPRTLYDLFEVRSLLEGESARLAALRGTDADFVLIGRAYQALLDAHGQELEASAHARLDHAFHLAICEASHNPVLVQTLRSLTDLLLNSVFASVNNLYHRQAQKRQIDRQHARLYNAVTGRLPEQARKAAIAHIQGLCDNLREIENEEQRLVRATLRLEGWN; encoded by the coding sequence ATGCACAGAAGCGATTCGGGGCGGCACCAGGTGGCGGACGTGGTCTGTGAGCGCATCGAGCGCCTGATCGTCGACGGCGTACTGAAGACCGGCCAGTTGCTGCCCTCGGAGCGGCGCCTCACGGAAAAACTCGGGGTCTCGCGCACGGCCTTGCGCGAGGGCCTGAAACTGCTGCGGGCGCGGGGCATCATCGAAACCGAGCAGGGCAAGGGCTCGTTTGTCGCCCAGTTGTCGGGGCAGGGCGCGACCTCGGCGCTGATGCATCTGTTCAGCTCCCAGCCGCGCACCCTCTACGACCTGTTCGAAGTGCGCAGCCTGCTGGAAGGCGAGTCGGCGCGGCTGGCGGCGTTGCGTGGCACCGATGCCGATTTCGTGCTGATCGGCCGCGCCTATCAGGCGCTGCTGGACGCCCATGGCCAGGAGCTGGAGGCCTCGGCCCACGCGCGGCTGGACCACGCGTTCCACCTGGCGATCTGCGAGGCCTCGCACAACCCGGTGCTGGTGCAGACCCTGCGCTCGCTGACCGACCTGCTGCTCAACTCGGTGTTCGCCTCGGTCAACAACCTCTATCACCGCCAGGCGCAGAAACGGCAGATCGACCGCCAGCACGCGCGGCTCTACAACGCCGTCACCGGACGCCTGCCGGAGCAGGCGCGCAAGGCCGCCATCGCGCATATCCAGGGCCTCTGCGACAACCTGCGGGAGATCGAAAACGAAGAGCAGCGCCTGGTGCGGGCGACCTTGCGCCTGGAAGGCTGGAACTGA
- the glcD gene encoding glycolate oxidase subunit GlcD, whose product MNILYDERVDGALPPVDKTALLQVLRQRLPDLDLLHQSEDLKPYECDGLSAYRTTPMLVALPRHIEQVQELLRICHERRVPVVARGAGTGLSGGALPLEQGVLLVMARFNQILHIDPAARTARVQPGVRNLAISQAAAPFGLYYAPDPSSQIACSIGGNVAENAGGVHCLKYGLTVHNLLKVEILSVEGERLTLGSDALDAPGFDLLALFTGSEGLLGIITEVTVKLLPKPQLAKVLLAAFDSEEKAGHAVADIIAAGIIPGGLEMMDNLAIRAAEDFIHAGYPVDAEAILLCELDGVEADVHDDCDRVRAVLERAGATEVRQARDEAERVRFWAGRKNAFPAVGRLSPDYYCMDGTIPRRALPGVLKAIAALAAEYQLRVANVFHAGDGNMHPLILFDANQPGELDRAEALGGKILELCVAVGGSITGEHGVGREKINQMCAQFNSDELTLFHAVKSAFDPGGLLNPGKNIPTLHRCAEFGAMHVHAGQLPFPELERF is encoded by the coding sequence ATGAATATCCTCTACGACGAACGCGTCGACGGCGCGCTGCCCCCAGTCGATAAAACGGCACTGCTCCAGGTGCTGCGCCAGCGCCTGCCCGACCTGGACCTCCTGCACCAGAGCGAAGACCTCAAACCCTACGAATGCGACGGCCTTTCGGCCTACCGCACCACGCCTATGCTGGTGGCCCTGCCGCGGCATATCGAGCAGGTGCAGGAACTGCTGCGAATCTGTCATGAACGCCGCGTGCCGGTGGTCGCCCGGGGGGCCGGCACCGGCCTGTCCGGCGGCGCCCTGCCCCTGGAACAGGGCGTGCTGCTGGTGATGGCGCGCTTCAACCAGATCCTGCATATCGACCCCGCCGCCCGCACCGCGCGGGTCCAGCCCGGGGTGCGCAACCTGGCGATCTCCCAGGCCGCCGCGCCGTTCGGCCTGTATTACGCCCCCGACCCGTCTTCGCAGATCGCCTGTTCCATCGGCGGCAACGTCGCGGAAAACGCCGGCGGCGTGCACTGCCTGAAATACGGCCTGACCGTGCACAACCTGCTCAAGGTGGAAATCCTCAGCGTCGAAGGCGAACGCCTGACCCTCGGTAGCGACGCCCTGGACGCACCGGGCTTCGACCTGCTGGCGCTGTTCACCGGCTCCGAAGGCCTGCTCGGGATCATCACCGAGGTCACGGTCAAGCTGCTGCCCAAGCCGCAGTTGGCCAAGGTGCTGCTGGCGGCCTTCGACTCGGAGGAAAAAGCCGGCCACGCGGTGGCCGATATCATCGCCGCCGGCATCATCCCCGGCGGCCTGGAGATGATGGACAACCTGGCGATCCGCGCCGCCGAAGACTTCATTCACGCCGGCTACCCGGTGGACGCCGAGGCCATCCTGCTGTGCGAGCTGGACGGCGTCGAAGCCGATGTCCACGACGACTGCGACCGGGTCCGCGCGGTGCTCGAACGGGCCGGGGCCACCGAGGTCCGCCAGGCCCGCGACGAAGCCGAGCGGGTGCGTTTCTGGGCCGGGCGCAAGAACGCCTTCCCGGCGGTGGGCCGGCTGTCGCCGGACTACTACTGCATGGACGGCACCATCCCGCGCCGCGCACTGCCGGGGGTGCTCAAGGCCATCGCCGCGCTGGCCGCCGAGTACCAGCTGCGGGTGGCCAACGTGTTCCATGCCGGCGACGGCAACATGCACCCGCTGATCCTGTTCGACGCCAACCAGCCCGGCGAACTGGACCGCGCCGAAGCCCTGGGCGGCAAGATCCTCGAACTGTGCGTCGCGGTCGGCGGCAGCATCACCGGCGAACACGGGGTCGGCCGGGAGAAAATCAACCAGATGTGCGCGCAGTTCAACAGCGACGAGCTGACCCTGTTCCACGCGGTCAAGTCGGCCTTCGACCCCGGCGGCCTGCTCAACCCCGGCAAAAACATCCCGACCCTGCACCGCTGCGCCGAATTCGGCGCCATGCACGTGCACGCCGGGCAACTGCCCTTCCCCGAGCTGGAGCGTTTCTGA
- a CDS encoding quinone oxidoreductase family protein — MHALQFSKTGDLSSLHYVEVPTPVPAADQVLVQIKAAGLNPSDVKNVLGRFPYTTVPRIPGRDFAGVVADGPRELVGQEVWGTGKELGFYADGSHAQYVVLSAKGVAHKPTHLSFAQAASLGVPYTTAWDALERSGVGAGTTLLVIGGGAVGSAALALAKIRGARLLAAARRPEQVKALQAQGFQTVQLDQPEDLGAQVNAVFAGGAEVIFDTTGFWLPASVAALAPFGRIAIIAAPVDGHVQLPALGLYRKGGSVVGINSLLYGVQACAAMLEQFGRFFDEGLLPLPQGLFESPLEQGVERYHEINRGSGEKVILLP; from the coding sequence ATGCACGCCCTGCAATTTTCCAAGACCGGCGATCTGTCGTCGTTGCACTACGTCGAGGTGCCGACCCCGGTGCCGGCCGCCGATCAGGTACTGGTGCAGATCAAGGCCGCCGGCCTCAACCCCAGCGATGTGAAGAACGTGCTCGGGCGTTTTCCCTACACCACCGTTCCGCGCATTCCCGGGCGGGATTTTGCCGGGGTAGTGGCGGACGGGCCCCGGGAGTTGGTGGGGCAGGAAGTCTGGGGCACCGGCAAGGAGCTGGGGTTCTACGCGGACGGCTCCCATGCCCAGTACGTGGTGCTGTCGGCCAAGGGCGTGGCGCACAAGCCGACACACCTGAGCTTCGCCCAGGCCGCCAGCCTGGGCGTGCCTTACACCACTGCCTGGGATGCCCTGGAGCGCAGCGGGGTGGGCGCCGGAACCACCTTGCTGGTGATTGGCGGCGGGGCGGTGGGCAGCGCCGCCCTGGCCCTGGCGAAGATTCGTGGAGCCCGGCTGCTGGCCGCCGCGCGGCGCCCGGAGCAGGTCAAGGCGTTGCAGGCACAAGGGTTCCAGACCGTGCAGCTGGACCAGCCGGAAGACCTCGGAGCCCAGGTCAATGCCGTGTTTGCCGGCGGTGCCGAGGTGATCTTCGACACCACCGGCTTCTGGCTGCCGGCCTCGGTCGCGGCCCTGGCGCCGTTCGGCCGCATCGCCATCATCGCCGCGCCGGTGGACGGCCATGTGCAGTTGCCGGCCCTGGGCCTGTACCGCAAGGGTGGCTCGGTGGTCGGGATCAACTCGCTGCTGTATGGCGTGCAGGCCTGCGCGGCCATGCTCGAGCAGTTCGGCCGGTTCTTCGATGAGGGGTTGTTGCCGTTGCCGCAGGGGTTGTTCGAATCGCCGCTGGAGCAGGGCGTCGAGCGCTACCACGAGATCAATCGGGGCAGCGGCGAGAAGGTGATTTTGCTGCCATAA
- a CDS encoding nucleoside-specific channel-forming protein Tsx, with protein MHRPLTPSASCRTLAVSLLLTAVTGVLSSAAQAQEKTVDVQKSVDDSAQGETLSPDANPPKKGAYLSDWYNQDLTLIGSKDISFGPQPADDIYLEYEYFGRKGPFELYGYIDIPKIFNIGNSHDKGVWDHGSPVFMEHEPRISIDYLAGRSLAIGPFKEWYVAFDWIYDHGSNSANRANTLYSGLGTDIDTHSRVNLSANFYGRYQWENYGASNEYSWDGYRAQLKYIVPIDKFSNGASLTYIGFTNFDFGSDLHKDNPARTANATVSTNVLLYSFTHLRFTLVGRYFHNGGNWQDGSELNFGDGDFRARSNGWGYYAGIGYQF; from the coding sequence ATGCATCGACCTCTTACACCTTCGGCCTCCTGTCGCACCCTGGCTGTTTCCCTGCTACTGACTGCCGTTACGGGAGTACTCAGCAGCGCTGCCCAGGCCCAGGAAAAAACCGTCGACGTCCAAAAAAGCGTTGATGACTCGGCCCAAGGCGAAACCCTCAGCCCGGACGCCAATCCGCCCAAAAAAGGTGCATACCTGTCGGATTGGTACAACCAGGACCTGACCCTGATCGGTAGCAAGGACATCAGTTTCGGCCCGCAGCCGGCCGACGATATCTACCTGGAGTACGAGTACTTCGGCCGCAAGGGGCCGTTCGAGCTGTACGGCTACATCGACATCCCGAAGATCTTCAACATCGGCAACAGCCATGACAAAGGCGTGTGGGACCACGGCTCGCCGGTGTTCATGGAGCACGAGCCGCGGATCTCCATCGACTACCTGGCCGGACGCAGCCTGGCCATCGGCCCGTTCAAGGAGTGGTACGTGGCCTTCGACTGGATCTACGACCACGGCAGCAACAGCGCCAACCGCGCCAATACCCTGTACAGCGGCCTGGGCACCGACATCGACACCCATTCGCGGGTCAACCTGTCGGCCAACTTCTACGGTCGCTACCAGTGGGAAAACTATGGCGCCAGCAATGAATACTCATGGGACGGCTACCGGGCCCAGCTCAAGTACATCGTGCCCATAGACAAATTCAGCAACGGTGCGTCGCTGACCTATATAGGCTTCACCAACTTCGATTTCGGCTCGGACCTGCACAAGGACAACCCGGCCCGCACGGCCAACGCCACGGTGTCCACCAACGTATTGCTGTATTCCTTCACCCACCTGCGGTTCACCCTGGTCGGCCGTTACTTCCACAACGGCGGCAACTGGCAGGACGGCAGCGAGCTGAATTTCGGCGATGGCGATTTCCGCGCCCGGTCCAATGGCTGGGGTTATTACGCCGGCATCGGTTACCAGTTCTGA
- the glcE gene encoding glycolate oxidase subunit GlcE, whose amino-acid sequence MTAHADNDASGELLEQVGQALADGTPLLIQGGNSKAFLGRLSAGEVLDTRGHRGIVSYDPTELVVTVRAGTPLSELLTTLDAAGQMLACEPPTFGDGATVGGMVATGLSGPRRPWAGSVRDFVLGSRVITDTGKLLRFGGEVMKNVAGYDLSRLLVGSYGCLGVLTEVSLKVLPKPRQCLSLSLEMDSAKALARLADWGQQPLPISAASHDGQRLHLRLEGGEGSVAAARDRLGGEPLAADYWADLNEQRLAFFDEGLPLWRLSLPNNTSVLELPGQQLIDWAGAQRWLKSAAPAERIRSLVERVGGHATCYSHGLVDSPFQPLPAVLLRYHRQLKAQLDPQGIFNPGRLYAEL is encoded by the coding sequence ATGACGGCACACGCGGATAACGACGCCAGCGGCGAACTGCTGGAACAGGTCGGGCAGGCGCTGGCCGACGGCACGCCGCTGCTGATCCAGGGTGGCAACAGCAAGGCCTTTCTCGGCCGCCTGAGCGCCGGCGAGGTGCTCGACACCCGCGGCCATCGCGGCATCGTCAGCTACGACCCGACCGAGCTGGTGGTGACGGTCCGCGCCGGCACGCCGCTTTCGGAACTGCTGACAACGCTGGACGCCGCCGGGCAGATGCTGGCCTGCGAGCCGCCGACCTTCGGCGACGGCGCCACCGTTGGCGGTATGGTCGCCACCGGCTTGTCCGGGCCACGGCGGCCCTGGGCCGGTTCGGTGCGCGACTTCGTGCTTGGCAGCCGGGTGATCACCGACACCGGCAAGCTCCTGCGCTTTGGTGGCGAGGTGATGAAAAACGTCGCCGGCTACGACCTCTCGCGTTTGCTGGTGGGCAGCTACGGTTGCCTCGGAGTGCTCACCGAAGTGTCGCTCAAGGTCCTGCCGAAACCCCGCCAGTGCCTCAGCCTGAGCCTGGAAATGGACAGCGCCAAGGCCCTGGCCCGGCTCGCCGACTGGGGCCAGCAGCCGCTGCCCATCAGCGCCGCCAGCCATGACGGCCAGCGCCTTCACCTGCGCCTGGAGGGCGGCGAAGGTTCGGTGGCCGCGGCCCGCGATCGCCTCGGTGGCGAGCCCTTGGCCGCCGATTACTGGGCCGACCTCAACGAGCAACGCCTGGCGTTCTTCGACGAAGGCCTGCCGCTGTGGCGCCTGTCGCTGCCCAATAACACCAGCGTCCTGGAGCTGCCCGGCCAGCAGCTGATCGACTGGGCCGGCGCCCAGCGCTGGCTGAAATCCGCGGCGCCTGCGGAGCGCATCCGCAGCCTGGTCGAGCGCGTCGGTGGCCACGCCACCTGCTACAGCCACGGCCTGGTGGACAGCCCGTTCCAGCCATTGCCGGCGGTGCTGCTGCGCTACCACCGCCAGCTCAAGGCGCAACTGGACCCGCAAGGGATCTTCAACCCCGGCCGGCTCTACGCCGAGCTCTGA
- a CDS encoding MFS transporter, producing the protein MRKDYLAFFISLFLSRLADQILLFIVPLVVFQTTHSASWAGLAFFVESLPRFLAFPLCGALCDKFSPILILHISQVYRALLCVLAVLLHGLLGGIAWVVALSALCGVLTTQGIMAREVLMPHVFQHYSYTKTLSYSQIADQTGLVLGPLLAALLLEVWAWHWVVLWIAGLFLLADLSMRLWQRLSHITLEVFEQHHDLWIQPLRIAFKHIRELAELKKIITLAVGVNLIVGVTLATSAAMVIGQYSAGKDAYAWLQAAGALTTILILFFLARVVLPLRVLGSLAYSMIAAGAFISALSPNLAGYVLGFLLIVGFDKMFNIYIRSTRQRVIPPRDFGKTVGVITLLNNLSQPLAGLLVALLAAPLGTQRVILILAVLTTLLGAAALWWFAKVRSPLAASILEADQEAGS; encoded by the coding sequence ATGCGCAAGGATTACCTGGCTTTTTTCATCTCGCTGTTTCTGTCGCGGCTGGCGGATCAGATCCTGCTGTTCATCGTGCCGCTGGTGGTGTTCCAGACCACCCATAGCGCGTCCTGGGCCGGACTGGCGTTTTTCGTCGAATCGCTGCCGCGCTTTCTCGCGTTCCCGCTGTGCGGGGCGCTGTGCGACAAGTTCTCGCCGATCCTCATCCTGCACATCAGCCAGGTCTACCGGGCGCTGCTCTGCGTGCTGGCGGTGCTGCTCCACGGGCTCCTCGGCGGCATCGCCTGGGTGGTAGCGCTGTCGGCGCTGTGCGGGGTGCTGACCACCCAGGGCATCATGGCCCGCGAAGTGCTGATGCCACATGTCTTCCAGCACTACAGCTACACCAAGACCCTGTCCTATTCGCAGATCGCCGACCAGACCGGGCTGGTCCTCGGGCCGCTGCTGGCGGCGCTGCTGCTGGAGGTCTGGGCCTGGCACTGGGTGGTGCTGTGGATCGCCGGGCTGTTCCTGCTGGCCGACCTGAGCATGCGCCTGTGGCAACGCCTGAGCCACATCACCCTGGAGGTGTTCGAGCAGCATCATGACCTCTGGATCCAGCCCCTGCGCATCGCCTTCAAGCATATCCGCGAGCTGGCGGAACTGAAGAAGATCATCACCCTGGCCGTGGGGGTCAACCTGATCGTCGGGGTCACCCTGGCCACCTCGGCGGCCATGGTGATCGGCCAGTACAGCGCCGGCAAGGACGCCTACGCCTGGCTGCAGGCGGCCGGCGCGCTGACCACCATCCTGATCCTGTTCTTCCTCGCCCGGGTGGTACTGCCCCTGCGGGTACTGGGTAGCCTGGCCTATTCGATGATCGCCGCGGGCGCCTTCATCAGCGCCCTGAGCCCGAACCTGGCCGGCTATGTGCTGGGGTTCCTGCTGATCGTCGGCTTCGACAAGATGTTCAACATCTACATACGCAGCACCCGCCAGCGGGTGATTCCGCCCCGGGACTTCGGCAAGACCGTGGGCGTGATCACCCTGCTCAACAACCTCTCGCAACCCCTGGCCGGCTTGCTGGTGGCGCTGCTGGCCGCGCCCTTGGGCACGCAACGGGTGATCCTGATCCTGGCGGTGCTGACCACGCTGCTGGGCGCGGCGGCCCTGTGGTGGTTCGCCAAGGTACGCAGCCCCCTCGCCGCCTCGATCCTCGAGGCCGACCAGGAGGCTGGCAGTTGA